A section of the Citrobacter farmeri genome encodes:
- the asd gene encoding aspartate-semialdehyde dehydrogenase encodes MKNVGFIGWRGMVGSVLMQRMVEERDFDAIRPVFFSTSQLGQAAPTFGGTSTGTLQDAFDLDALKALDIIVTCQGGDYTNEIYPKLRESGWQGYWIDAASSLRMKDDAIIILDPVNQDVITNGLNNGIKTFVGGNCTVSLMLMSLGGLFAHDLVEWVSVATYQAASGGGARHMRELLNQMGQLHNYVADELATPSSAILDIERKVTQLTRSGELPVDNFGVPLAGSLIPWIDKQLDNGQSREEWKGQAETNKILDTASVIPVDGLCVRVGALRCHSQAFTIKLKKDVSIPTVEELLAAHNPWAKVVPNDRDITMRELTPAAVTGTLTTPVGRLRKLNMGPEFLSAFTVGDQLLWGAAEPLRRMLRHLA; translated from the coding sequence ATGAAAAATGTTGGTTTTATCGGCTGGCGCGGTATGGTCGGCTCCGTTCTCATGCAACGCATGGTTGAAGAGCGCGACTTCGACGCCATTCGCCCTGTTTTCTTTTCAACTTCCCAGCTTGGGCAGGCAGCGCCAACGTTCGGCGGCACCTCGACCGGCACACTTCAGGACGCTTTCGATCTGGATGCGCTGAAAGCGCTCGATATCATCGTGACCTGTCAGGGCGGCGATTATACCAACGAAATCTATCCAAAGCTCCGTGAAAGCGGATGGCAGGGGTACTGGATTGACGCGGCCTCTTCGCTGCGCATGAAAGATGACGCGATCATCATTCTCGACCCGGTTAACCAGGATGTCATCACCAACGGCCTGAACAACGGGATTAAAACCTTTGTCGGCGGTAACTGTACCGTCAGCCTGATGCTGATGTCACTGGGCGGTCTGTTTGCCCATGACCTGGTGGAGTGGGTATCGGTCGCGACCTACCAGGCGGCCTCCGGCGGCGGCGCGCGCCATATGCGCGAACTGCTCAACCAGATGGGCCAATTGCATAACTATGTGGCTGATGAACTGGCCACCCCTTCTTCCGCCATCCTTGATATCGAACGCAAAGTCACTCAACTGACCCGTAGCGGCGAACTGCCGGTGGATAACTTTGGCGTCCCGCTGGCGGGTAGCCTGATCCCGTGGATCGACAAACAGCTCGATAACGGCCAGAGCCGCGAAGAGTGGAAAGGTCAGGCGGAGACCAACAAGATCCTCGACACGGCGTCTGTCATCCCGGTAGATGGCCTGTGCGTACGCGTCGGGGCGCTGCGCTGCCACAGCCAGGCGTTCACCATTAAACTGAAAAAAGACGTTTCCATTCCGACCGTGGAAGAACTGCTGGCGGCTCACAATCCGTGGGCGAAAGTGGTGCCAAACGATCGGGATATTACTATGCGTGAGTTAACCCCAGCGGCCGTTACCGGTACGTTGACCACGCCAGTTGGCCGTCTGCGTAAGCTGAATATGGGGCCGGAGTTCCTGTCAGCCTTTACGGTGGGCGACCAACTACTCTGGGGGGCGGCAGAGCCGCTACGCCGTATGTTGCGGCATCTGGCGTAA
- the gntK gene encoding gluconokinase, with the protein MSTTNHDHHIYVLMGVSGSGKSAVASEVAHQLHAAFLDGDFLHPRRNIEKMASGEPLNDDDRKPWLQALNDAAFAMQRTNKVSLIVCSALKKHYRDLLRDGNPNLSFIYLKGDFDVIESRLKARKGHFFKTQMLVTQFETLQEPGADENDVLVVDIDQPLEGVVASTIEVINKRQ; encoded by the coding sequence TTGAGCACGACTAACCATGATCACCACATTTACGTTCTGATGGGCGTATCGGGCAGCGGCAAATCCGCTGTCGCCAGCGAAGTGGCGCATCAACTGCATGCCGCGTTTCTTGATGGCGATTTTCTCCATCCGCGTCGCAACATTGAGAAAATGGCGTCCGGTGAGCCACTCAATGATGACGATCGTAAGCCGTGGTTGCAGGCGCTGAATGACGCCGCGTTTGCGATGCAGCGTACCAATAAGGTTTCGCTGATCGTCTGTTCCGCGCTGAAAAAACACTACCGTGACCTGCTGCGTGACGGTAACCCAAACCTCTCTTTCATCTACCTGAAAGGCGATTTCGATGTGATCGAAAGCCGTCTGAAGGCGCGTAAAGGCCATTTCTTCAAAACCCAGATGCTGGTGACGCAGTTTGAAACGCTGCAAGAGCCGGGGGCTGACGAAAACGACGTACTGGTGGTGGATATCGATCAGCCACTGGAAGGTGTTGTTGCCAGCACCATCGAGGTTATCAATAAAAGGCAGTAA
- the glgC gene encoding glucose-1-phosphate adenylyltransferase, which yields MVSLEKNDRLMLARQLPLKSVALILAGGRGTRLKDLTNKRAKPAVHFGGKFRIIDFALSNCLNSGIRRIGVITQYQSHTLVQHIQRGWSFFSEEMNEFVDLLPAQQRMQGENWYRGTADAVTQNLDIIRRYKAEYVVILAGDHIYKQDYSRMLIDHVEKGARCTVACMPVPIEEASAFGVMAVDENEKIIEFVEKPANPPAMPGDATKSLASMGIYIFDADYLYELLEKDDGDDSSSHDFGKDIIPTVTKAGMAYAHPFPLSCVQSDPESEPYWRDVGTLEAYWKANLDLASVTPELDMYDQNWPIRTHMESLPPAKFVQDRSGSHGMTLNSLVSGGCIISGSVVVQSVLFPRVRVNSFCNIDSAVLLPEVWVGRSCRLRRCIIDRACVIPEGMVIGENAEEDARRFYRSEEGIVLVTREMLRKLQVKQE from the coding sequence ATGGTGAGTTTAGAGAAGAATGACCGTTTAATGTTGGCGCGCCAGTTGCCGTTGAAATCAGTTGCCCTGATTCTGGCAGGAGGACGTGGCACCCGTCTGAAGGATTTAACCAACAAGCGTGCAAAACCGGCCGTTCACTTTGGTGGTAAGTTTCGTATTATCGACTTTGCTTTATCCAACTGTCTTAACTCCGGGATCCGCCGTATTGGCGTCATCACGCAATATCAGTCTCATACTCTGGTACAGCATATTCAGCGTGGTTGGTCGTTCTTCAGTGAGGAGATGAATGAATTCGTCGATTTACTCCCTGCCCAGCAAAGAATGCAGGGCGAAAACTGGTATCGCGGCACGGCAGATGCGGTGACGCAGAACCTTGATATCATCCGTCGTTATAAGGCGGAATATGTGGTGATCCTGGCGGGTGACCATATCTATAAGCAAGACTATTCGCGCATGCTGATCGACCACGTAGAGAAAGGCGCGCGCTGCACCGTGGCCTGTATGCCGGTGCCGATCGAAGAGGCCAGCGCGTTCGGCGTAATGGCCGTCGATGAAAACGAGAAGATCATTGAGTTCGTGGAAAAACCGGCCAACCCGCCCGCGATGCCAGGCGATGCCACGAAATCCCTTGCCAGCATGGGGATCTACATTTTTGATGCTGATTACCTCTATGAGTTGCTGGAAAAAGATGACGGTGACGACAGCTCAAGCCATGACTTTGGCAAAGATATCATTCCGACCGTCACCAAAGCTGGCATGGCTTATGCACATCCTTTCCCGTTGTCCTGTGTCCAGTCGGATCCTGAGTCCGAGCCGTACTGGCGTGACGTCGGGACGCTGGAAGCATACTGGAAAGCGAACCTCGATCTGGCATCCGTAACCCCAGAACTGGATATGTACGATCAGAACTGGCCGATTCGTACCCACATGGAATCGCTACCGCCGGCGAAATTTGTGCAGGACCGCTCGGGCAGTCATGGGATGACGCTGAACTCGCTGGTTTCCGGCGGCTGTATTATTTCCGGCTCAGTGGTCGTGCAATCCGTTCTGTTCCCGCGCGTGCGGGTGAATTCATTCTGTAATATTGATTCGGCAGTGTTGTTGCCTGAAGTCTGGGTAGGACGCTCATGCCGCCTGCGTCGCTGCATTATCGATCGCGCCTGCGTTATCCCTGAAGGCATGGTGATCGGTGAAAATGCGGAAGAAGATGCCCGTCGCTTCTACCGTTCTGAGGAAGGCATTGTGCTGGTGACGCGTGAAATGCTGCGCAAACTGCAGGTCAAACAGGAGTGA
- the gntU gene encoding gluconate transporter, protein MSTLTLVLTAVGSVLLLLFLVMKARMHAFVALMVVSIGAGLFSGMPLDKIAATMEKGMGGTLGFLAIVVALGAMFGKILHETGAVDQIAVKMLKSFGHSRAHYAIGLAGLICALPLFFEVAIVLLISVAFSMARHTGTNLVKLVIPLFAGVAAAAAFLLPGPAPMLLASQMHADFGWMILIGLCAAIPGMIIAGPLWGNFISRYVELSIPDDITEPHLGEGKMPSFGFSLSLILLPLVLVGLKTIAARFVPVGSTAYQWFEFIGHPFTAILVACLVAIYGLAMRQGMPKDKVMEICGHALQPAGIILLVIGAGGVFKQVLVDSGVGPALGEALTGMGLPIAITCFVLAAAVRIIQGSATVACLTAVGLVMPVIEQLNFSGAQMAALSICIAGGSIVVSHVNDAGFWLFGKFTGATEAQTLKTWTMMETILGTVGAIIGMIAFQLLS, encoded by the coding sequence TTGAGTACATTAACGCTTGTTTTAACAGCAGTAGGCTCCGTTCTGCTGCTGTTGTTTTTAGTGATGAAGGCGCGTATGCACGCCTTCGTTGCTTTGATGGTGGTGTCTATTGGTGCAGGTCTCTTTTCCGGTATGCCGCTCGATAAAATCGCAGCGACAATGGAAAAAGGGATGGGCGGTACGCTTGGCTTCCTGGCGATTGTGGTTGCTCTGGGGGCAATGTTCGGCAAGATTTTGCATGAAACGGGCGCGGTCGATCAGATTGCGGTCAAGATGTTGAAATCCTTCGGTCACAGCCGCGCACACTATGCGATTGGGCTGGCAGGGCTGATTTGCGCGCTGCCGCTGTTCTTTGAAGTGGCAATTGTACTGTTGATTAGCGTCGCGTTCTCGATGGCGCGTCATACCGGTACGAACCTGGTGAAGCTGGTGATTCCGCTGTTTGCTGGCGTGGCGGCTGCCGCCGCATTTCTGCTGCCGGGGCCTGCGCCGATGCTGCTCGCCTCTCAGATGCACGCCGACTTCGGTTGGATGATTCTGATTGGTCTGTGTGCCGCGATTCCTGGGATGATCATCGCCGGGCCGCTGTGGGGCAACTTTATCAGCCGCTACGTTGAACTGAGTATTCCTGACGATATTACCGAACCGCACCTGGGCGAGGGCAAAATGCCGTCCTTCGGCTTCAGCCTGTCGCTGATCCTGCTGCCGCTGGTGCTGGTGGGGCTGAAAACCATCGCCGCACGCTTTGTGCCGGTCGGTTCTACGGCTTACCAGTGGTTTGAATTTATCGGCCACCCGTTCACCGCGATTCTGGTGGCTTGTCTGGTGGCGATTTATGGCCTGGCGATGCGTCAGGGGATGCCAAAAGATAAGGTGATGGAAATCTGCGGTCACGCGCTGCAACCTGCTGGGATCATCCTGTTAGTGATTGGTGCTGGCGGCGTCTTCAAACAGGTGCTGGTGGATTCCGGCGTGGGCCCGGCACTGGGTGAAGCGCTGACCGGGATGGGCTTACCGATTGCCATTACCTGCTTCGTGCTGGCGGCAGCCGTGCGTATCATTCAAGGCTCCGCGACCGTGGCCTGCTTAACGGCGGTGGGGCTGGTGATGCCGGTGATTGAACAGCTGAACTTTTCCGGTGCGCAGATGGCGGCGCTGTCTATTTGCATCGCGGGCGGTTCGATCGTGGTCAGCCACGTGAACGACGCCGGTTTCTGGCTGTTTGGGAAATTCACCGGTGCGACAGAAGCACAAACGCTGAAGACCTGGACCATGATGGAAACGATCCTCGGCACCGTGGGTGCGATAATCGGGATGATTGCGTTCCAGCTGTTGAGCTGA
- the yhgN gene encoding NAAT family transporter YhgN encodes MNEIISAAVLLILIMDPLGNLPIFMSVLKHTEPKRRRAIMVRELFIALLLMLIFLFAGEKILAFLNLRAETVSISGGIILFLIAIKMIFPSATGNSAGLPAGEEPFIVPLAIPLVAGPTILATLMLLSHQYPNQMGHLVIALLLAWGGTFAILLQSSLFLRLLGEKGVNALERLMGLILVMMATQMFLDGIRMWMKG; translated from the coding sequence ATGAATGAAATCATTTCTGCAGCAGTTTTATTGATCCTGATTATGGATCCGCTCGGTAACTTGCCCATTTTCATGTCCGTACTGAAACATACCGAGCCGAAACGGCGTCGGGCGATAATGGTGCGCGAGCTTTTCATTGCGCTGCTGCTGATGCTGATCTTTCTTTTTGCGGGCGAGAAAATTCTCGCATTTCTTAATTTACGAGCCGAAACGGTTTCAATATCCGGTGGCATTATCCTGTTCCTGATCGCCATCAAAATGATTTTCCCCAGCGCCACCGGAAACAGCGCCGGACTTCCGGCGGGTGAAGAGCCCTTTATTGTCCCGTTGGCGATCCCGTTGGTTGCCGGTCCAACAATTCTGGCCACGCTAATGCTGTTATCGCATCAGTACCCGAATCAGATGGGACATCTGGTGATTGCTCTGCTGCTGGCCTGGGGCGGCACCTTTGCGATCCTGCTGCAGTCGTCGCTGTTTCTGCGTCTGCTGGGCGAGAAAGGGGTGAATGCGCTGGAGCGCCTGATGGGATTGATTCTGGTGATGATGGCGACCCAGATGTTCCTGGACGGCATTCGGATGTGGATGAAGGGATAA
- the glgB gene encoding 1,4-alpha-glucan branching enzyme has protein sequence MSDRIDRDVINALIAGHFADPFSVLGMHQTPAGLEVRALLPDATEVWVIEPKTGRKVGKLDCLDSRGFFSGVLPRRKNPFRYQLAVVWHGQQNLIDDPYRFGPLIQDMDAWLLSEGTHLRPYETLGAHADTMDGVTGTRFSVWAPNARRVSVVGQFNFWDGRRHPMRLRKESGIWELFIPGAQHGQLYKYEMIDANGNLRVKADPYAFEAQMRPETASLICGLPEKVEQTEARKKANQFDAPISIYEVHLGSWRRHTDNNFWLSYRELADQLIPYVKWMGFTHIELMPVNEHPFDGSWGYQPTGLYAPTRRFGTRDDFRYFVNAAHQAGLNVILDWVPGHFPSDDFALAEFDGTKLYEHSDPREGYHQDWNTLIYNYGRREVSNYLVGNALYWIERFGIDALRVDAVASMIYRDYSRKEGEWIPNEFGGRENLEAIEFLRNTNRILGEQVPGAVSMAEESTDFAGVSRPQDMGGLGFWYKWNLGWMHDTLDYMKLDPVYRKHHQDKLTFGMLYNYTENFVLPLSHDEVVHGKKSILDRMPGDAWQKFANLRAYYGWMWAFPGKKLLFMGNEFAQGREWNHDASLDWHLLEGGDNWHHGVQRLVRDLNLTYRHHKALHELDFDSYGFEWLVVDDNERSVLVFVRRDKVGNEIIVVSNFTPVPRHGYRFGVNQPGKWREILNTDSMHYHGSNVGNGGAVHTDEISSHGRPQSLNLTLPPLSTIWLVREAE, from the coding sequence ATGTCCGATCGAATCGATAGAGACGTGATTAATGCGCTAATTGCAGGCCATTTTGCGGATCCTTTTTCCGTACTCGGTATGCACCAGACCCCTGCCGGACTTGAAGTTCGCGCGCTTTTACCTGACGCCACTGAAGTGTGGGTGATCGAACCTAAAACCGGGCGCAAAGTCGGCAAACTGGACTGCCTCGACTCACGCGGTTTTTTCAGCGGTGTATTACCTCGTCGTAAAAATCCTTTTCGCTACCAACTCGCTGTAGTCTGGCATGGCCAGCAAAATCTGATTGATGATCCCTACCGTTTTGGTCCCCTGATTCAGGATATGGATGCCTGGTTGCTGTCTGAAGGCACCCATTTGCGTCCGTATGAAACCCTGGGCGCCCATGCTGACACGATGGATGGCGTCACGGGGACTCGTTTCTCCGTCTGGGCACCGAACGCACGTCGCGTTTCTGTGGTCGGACAATTTAACTTCTGGGATGGTCGCCGTCACCCGATGCGTCTGCGCAAAGAGAGCGGAATCTGGGAACTGTTCATCCCGGGCGCACAGCATGGTCAGCTCTATAAATATGAGATGATCGACGCCAACGGCAACCTGCGGGTTAAAGCCGACCCATACGCCTTTGAGGCGCAGATGCGTCCGGAAACGGCCTCGCTCATTTGCGGTCTGCCCGAAAAAGTGGAACAAACCGAGGCGCGTAAAAAAGCCAACCAGTTCGATGCGCCAATCTCCATCTATGAAGTGCATTTGGGGTCGTGGCGTCGTCATACCGACAACAATTTCTGGCTGAGCTACCGGGAACTCGCCGATCAGCTCATCCCGTACGTGAAATGGATGGGGTTCACCCACATCGAACTGATGCCGGTGAACGAGCACCCGTTTGACGGCAGTTGGGGCTACCAGCCTACCGGTCTTTATGCGCCAACGCGTCGTTTCGGCACGCGCGATGATTTCCGTTATTTCGTGAACGCTGCGCATCAGGCGGGTCTGAACGTGATCCTTGACTGGGTGCCGGGCCACTTCCCGTCAGATGATTTTGCGCTGGCTGAATTTGATGGCACCAAACTGTACGAACACAGCGACCCGCGCGAAGGGTATCACCAGGACTGGAATACGCTGATCTACAACTACGGTCGTCGTGAGGTCAGTAATTATCTGGTGGGTAACGCGCTGTACTGGATTGAGCGCTTTGGTATTGATGCCCTGCGCGTGGATGCCGTGGCGTCGATGATCTATCGCGATTACAGTCGCAAAGAGGGCGAGTGGATCCCGAACGAATTCGGCGGCCGCGAAAACCTGGAGGCGATTGAATTTTTACGTAACACCAACCGCATTCTCGGTGAGCAGGTGCCGGGAGCGGTGAGCATGGCGGAAGAGTCGACGGATTTTGCTGGCGTCTCTCGTCCCCAGGACATGGGCGGTCTTGGCTTCTGGTACAAGTGGAACCTCGGCTGGATGCACGACACCCTCGATTACATGAAGCTGGATCCCGTTTATCGTAAGCATCACCAGGATAAGCTGACTTTCGGCATGCTCTACAACTACACCGAAAACTTTGTTCTGCCGTTGTCGCATGACGAAGTGGTGCACGGTAAGAAATCGATTCTTGACCGTATGCCGGGCGACGCGTGGCAAAAATTTGCCAACCTGCGCGCCTATTACGGTTGGATGTGGGCCTTCCCGGGTAAAAAACTGCTGTTCATGGGCAACGAATTCGCTCAGGGGCGCGAGTGGAACCATGACGCCAGCCTCGACTGGCACCTGCTTGAGGGCGGTGACAACTGGCATCACGGCGTACAACGCCTGGTACGCGACCTCAACCTGACCTATCGTCACCACAAAGCGTTGCATGAACTCGACTTTGATTCCTACGGCTTCGAATGGCTGGTGGTGGATGACAACGAACGTTCGGTACTGGTATTTGTCCGTCGCGATAAGGTCGGGAATGAAATTATCGTTGTCAGTAACTTCACGCCGGTGCCGCGTCACGGTTACCGCTTTGGCGTCAACCAGCCGGGTAAATGGCGCGAGATTCTCAATACGGATTCGATGCACTACCACGGCAGCAATGTCGGGAACGGCGGGGCGGTACATACCGATGAGATTTCCAGCCACGGACGCCCGCAATCACTGAATCTGACCCTGCCGCCGCTGTCGACAATCTGGCTGGTGCGGGAGGCGGAATGA
- the glgX gene encoding glycogen debranching protein GlgX, with amino-acid sequence MTQLVAGNATPHGATYDGHGVNFTLFSAHAERVELCVFDASGNEQRYDLPARTGDVWHGYLADARPGLRYGYRVHGPWQPAQGHWFNPAKLLIDPCARRVEGDLKDDPLMHAGYDQPDHRDNVAIAPKCVVTADRYDWEDDVPPRTPWGNTVIYEAHVKGLTYLHPQIPPEIRGTYKALGHPVMINYLKHLGITALELLPVAHFTSEPRLQRLGLSNYWGYNPVALFALHPAYACSPETALDEFRDAVKALHKAGIEVILDIVLNHSAELDLDGPFISLRGIDNRSYYWIREDGDYHNWTGCGNTLNLSHPGVMEYALECLRYWVEICHVDGFRFDLASVMGRTPAFRQDAPLFTAIKSCPVLSAVKLIAEPWDIGAGGYQVGNFPALFAEWNDHFRDASRRFWLQRNLSLGEFAGRFAASSDVFKRDGRKPSASVNLVTAHDGFTLRDCVCFNQKHNEANGEENRDGTDNNYSNNHGKEGLGGTLEVVERRRDSIHALLTTLLLSQGTPMLLAGDEHGHSQHGNNNAYCQDNALTWLDWSQASGGLIDFTAALIKLRQQIPALVGDHWWEEGDGNVRWLNRHAQPLSADEWQHGPMQMQILLSDRFLIAINAALDAAEIVLPEGEWRAVPPFAGVDNPVITAVWPGPAHGLCVFQR; translated from the coding sequence ATGACACAACTGGTTGCCGGCAACGCCACACCGCATGGCGCAACGTATGACGGACATGGCGTGAATTTCACGCTCTTTTCCGCGCATGCTGAGCGCGTTGAGCTGTGTGTGTTTGACGCATCGGGCAATGAGCAGCGCTACGATCTGCCAGCGCGCACCGGAGATGTCTGGCACGGCTATCTGGCCGATGCCCGTCCCGGTTTGCGCTATGGCTACCGCGTTCATGGACCGTGGCAGCCAGCGCAGGGGCACTGGTTTAATCCGGCGAAGCTACTCATTGATCCCTGTGCGCGTCGCGTAGAGGGTGACCTGAAAGATGACCCGCTGATGCATGCGGGTTATGACCAGCCGGATCATCGCGATAACGTCGCCATTGCGCCAAAGTGTGTGGTGACAGCCGATCGCTATGACTGGGAGGACGATGTCCCGCCGCGCACGCCGTGGGGCAATACTGTCATCTATGAAGCGCATGTCAAAGGCTTAACGTACCTGCATCCGCAGATCCCGCCGGAGATTCGCGGTACGTATAAAGCGCTCGGCCATCCGGTGATGATCAACTATCTGAAGCATTTGGGGATCACCGCGCTGGAATTGCTGCCCGTGGCGCATTTCACCAGTGAACCGCGTTTACAACGCCTGGGGTTATCGAACTACTGGGGCTACAACCCCGTCGCGCTGTTTGCGCTGCATCCGGCCTATGCCTGCTCACCCGAGACGGCGCTGGATGAGTTCCGCGATGCCGTTAAAGCGCTGCACAAAGCGGGTATTGAGGTCATTCTTGATATTGTGCTCAACCACAGTGCTGAACTGGATCTGGACGGACCGTTCATCTCCCTGCGCGGAATCGACAACCGTAGCTATTATTGGATCAGAGAGGATGGCGATTATCACAACTGGACCGGTTGCGGTAACACGCTCAATCTCAGCCATCCTGGCGTGATGGAGTATGCCCTTGAATGCCTGCGTTACTGGGTAGAAATCTGCCACGTTGATGGTTTTCGTTTTGACCTGGCATCGGTGATGGGGCGCACGCCAGCGTTTCGCCAGGACGCGCCGTTGTTCACCGCCATCAAAAGTTGCCCTGTGCTTTCCGCCGTTAAGCTTATCGCTGAACCGTGGGATATCGGGGCTGGCGGATACCAGGTGGGTAATTTTCCCGCGCTGTTCGCGGAGTGGAACGATCATTTTCGCGATGCGTCACGCCGCTTCTGGCTACAGCGCAACCTGTCGCTCGGTGAGTTTGCCGGGCGCTTTGCAGCCTCCAGTGACGTGTTTAAGCGCGATGGGCGTAAACCCTCTGCTTCCGTCAATCTGGTCACCGCGCATGACGGTTTCACGCTCAGAGACTGCGTTTGTTTCAATCAGAAACACAATGAGGCGAACGGAGAAGAAAATCGGGACGGAACCGACAATAACTATAGCAATAATCATGGTAAAGAAGGATTAGGTGGCACTCTGGAGGTCGTCGAACGTCGCCGCGACAGCATTCATGCGTTGCTGACGACGCTTTTACTTTCTCAGGGAACGCCCATGTTACTGGCCGGTGATGAACACGGACACAGTCAGCATGGCAACAACAACGCCTACTGCCAGGACAATGCGTTGACCTGGCTGGACTGGTCGCAGGCGAGCGGGGGATTAATCGATTTTACCGCTGCATTGATAAAACTGCGCCAGCAAATCCCGGCGCTGGTGGGAGACCATTGGTGGGAAGAGGGAGATGGCAACGTGCGCTGGCTTAATCGTCATGCACAACCATTGAGTGCGGATGAGTGGCAACACGGGCCAATGCAGATGCAAATCCTGCTGTCGGACCGTTTTCTTATTGCCATCAATGCCGCGCTTGATGCTGCTGAAATTGTTTTACCTGAAGGGGAATGGCGTGCTGTTCCCCCCTTTGCCGGAGTGGATAATCCGGTAATTACGGCTGTCTGGCCGGGACCTGCGCACGGACTGTGTGTGTTCCAGAGATGA